In Luteitalea sp. TBR-22, one genomic interval encodes:
- a CDS encoding (2Fe-2S)-binding protein: protein MAPVSTTITVNGHRQVLSGDSRTSLLDLLRDRLGLTGTRKGCNHGACGACTVHIDGRPALACLTLTVTCHEREVTTIEGIGAPDGLHPLQEAFVAHEALQCGFCTAGQVMSALGCLAEGRARSADEVREWMSGNLCRCGAYHGIATAILQLADGK, encoded by the coding sequence ATGGCTCCAGTCTCCACGACGATCACGGTCAACGGTCATCGGCAGGTCCTGTCGGGCGACTCCCGGACGTCACTGCTGGACCTGCTGCGCGACCGCCTCGGGCTGACCGGCACCAGGAAGGGCTGCAATCACGGCGCCTGCGGCGCCTGCACCGTGCACATCGACGGCCGGCCTGCGCTCGCCTGCCTGACGCTGACGGTCACCTGCCACGAACGCGAGGTCACGACCATCGAGGGGATCGGCGCACCCGACGGCCTGCACCCGTTGCAGGAGGCGTTCGTCGCGCACGAGGCGCTGCAGTGCGGCTTCTGCACGGCCGGTCAGGTCATGTCGGCCCTCGGGTGTCTCGCGGAAGGGCGGGCTCGCAGCGCGGACGAGGTGCGTGAGTGGATGAGCGGCAATCTCTGTCGCTGCGGCGCGTACCACGGCATCGCCACGGCCATCCTGCAGCTCGCGGACGGGAAGTGA
- a CDS encoding heme-binding protein: MPLTSQQARAVVDAAEATAQALGVPVIVAVVDAGVHLKAFSRMDGAVLGSIDVALKKARTSALFQADSDAVWEYCRPGAPAPALELSNDGLAPFGGGVPLRSAAGEWLGAVGVSGGAVSQDQQIAQAAAAVLASALSTR; this comes from the coding sequence ATGCCACTCACCTCGCAACAGGCGCGGGCCGTGGTCGACGCGGCAGAGGCCACGGCCCAGGCCCTCGGCGTGCCGGTCATCGTGGCGGTGGTCGATGCCGGCGTGCACCTCAAGGCGTTCAGCCGCATGGACGGCGCCGTGCTCGGGTCGATCGACGTCGCACTCAAGAAGGCGCGCACGTCGGCGCTGTTCCAGGCCGACAGCGACGCGGTCTGGGAGTACTGCCGGCCCGGGGCGCCGGCGCCGGCCCTCGAGTTGTCCAACGACGGGCTCGCGCCGTTCGGCGGCGGCGTGCCGCTGCGTAGCGCGGCGGGCGAGTGGCTCGGGGCGGTCGGGGTGTCGGGCGGGGCCGTCAGTCAGGACCAGCAGATCGCGCAGGCGGCCGCGGCCGTCCTGGCCAGTGCACTGTCGACCAGGTGA
- a CDS encoding SDR family oxidoreductase, whose translation MSKTILVTGAGSGFGKGAAIGMARNGHTVIATVQVSPQVMPLRQEVAALGLSNVRVERLDLTDPYDIAQAQSWDFDVLWNNAAQGEAGPVWEIPVDLVRRNFEINVFLPLVLTQGVVRKWVAEGKKGKVVFTSSMGGLFTPANWGTYVSTKHALESIAEALQQELAAYGIKVQTINPGAYYTGYNETMADNPFRWLDDSKHFTKRADLRKGFDDFFATPEGRMDPQEMIDRMIAIVPADTGLFRNVVPKAIEDMLKKHQAAAWTQPI comes from the coding sequence ATGTCGAAGACGATTCTGGTGACCGGGGCAGGTTCGGGGTTCGGGAAGGGCGCGGCGATCGGCATGGCGCGCAACGGGCACACGGTCATCGCCACCGTGCAGGTGTCGCCGCAGGTGATGCCGCTCCGCCAGGAAGTCGCGGCCCTCGGGTTGTCGAACGTCCGGGTCGAGCGACTCGACCTCACCGATCCCTACGACATCGCCCAGGCGCAGTCGTGGGACTTCGACGTGCTGTGGAACAACGCCGCCCAGGGCGAAGCGGGGCCCGTGTGGGAGATTCCGGTCGATCTGGTCCGGCGGAACTTCGAGATCAACGTCTTCCTGCCGCTCGTGCTGACCCAGGGCGTGGTCCGCAAGTGGGTCGCCGAGGGGAAGAAGGGCAAGGTCGTCTTCACGTCGTCGATGGGCGGCCTGTTCACGCCGGCCAACTGGGGGACCTACGTGTCCACCAAGCACGCGCTCGAGTCGATCGCCGAGGCGTTGCAGCAGGAGCTGGCGGCCTACGGCATCAAGGTCCAGACGATCAATCCGGGCGCCTACTACACCGGCTACAACGAGACGATGGCCGACAACCCGTTCCGCTGGCTCGACGACAGCAAGCACTTCACCAAGCGCGCCGACCTGCGCAAGGGCTTCGACGACTTCTTCGCGACGCCAGAGGGTCGGATGGACCCGCAGGAGATGATCGACAGGATGATCGCGATCGTCCCGGCCGACACGGGTCTCTTCCGCAACGTCGTCCCCAAGGCCATCGAAGACATGCTCAAGAAGCACCAGGCGGCCGCCTGGACGCAGCCCATCTGA